A stretch of the Bacteroidales bacterium genome encodes the following:
- a CDS encoding DUF4157 domain-containing protein, translating into MKETAKPQNTIESPDKTPFFKKEGESETAVMRSPASFFIANGIQAKLTVGQPGDKFEQQANRVADRVVNGHSLAINRKSDGQDTQLHEEDGVHMQEEEELQLQEEEEDLQMQEEEDEVQMKEEEEEAVQMQEEDEELQMQEEEEEPIQMQEEEELVQPQEEEELQMQEEEDDLQMQEEEEEVQMKSEKGKSRMSDDLSQQISNAAGKGSSLPASTQSEMSESIGYDLSDVKVHIGPESVQMNKALGAQAFTHGNDVFFNSGKFNPESTNGKHLLAHELTHVVQQGKGRVAPQVQGIFGKIKKGLKKVGRAIKGGAKKVFGGIKKGVKAIGKGAKWLGRKISKGAKWLGGKIKRGAKWLFDKIRKGATKVGRGIRKVASKIWKGLKKAGKWVWNGLKYVGRQLWDKIKAIYHRAKRWITSLPARLKRLVVHLWNGVKSLKPWSLEWWKSLGKADTWKKFGAWLGELVIYALEVGGIGELYETIADFIKFNTRAMTDDEIKLAKTVFGNSINYNLIRIDEYAVLGPKFSGREYVSFHTINGWGKIDPSTLIHELTHIWQYEKMGAMYMPRALHGNSKPGFYDYGGVPALIANAGKGMDAFNPEQQGDIMEDYYRIINNIPVKHGSGTKSDIFHYEVYVNEVKSK; encoded by the coding sequence ATGAAAGAAACGGCCAAACCTCAAAATACCATAGAATCGCCAGATAAAACTCCATTCTTTAAAAAAGAAGGGGAGAGCGAAACTGCTGTGATGAGGTCGCCGGCTTCATTTTTCATTGCCAATGGAATACAGGCGAAGCTCACAGTAGGCCAGCCAGGCGATAAGTTTGAGCAGCAAGCCAACCGGGTTGCCGACAGAGTTGTGAACGGCCATAGCCTGGCAATCAACCGAAAATCCGACGGACAAGACACTCAATTGCATGAAGAGGATGGTGTTCACATGCAGGAAGAAGAAGAACTCCAACTGCAGGAAGAGGAAGAAGATCTTCAGATGCAAGAGGAGGAAGATGAAGTGCAGATGAAGGAGGAAGAAGAGGAAGCAGTTCAGATGCAGGAAGAGGATGAAGAGTTGCAGATGCAGGAAGAGGAGGAAGAACCTATCCAGATGCAAGAGGAAGAAGAACTCGTGCAACCGCAGGAAGAAGAAGAGTTGCAAATGCAGGAAGAGGAGGATGATCTTCAGATGCAGGAGGAGGAAGAAGAAGTGCAGATGAAGTCAGAAAAAGGCAAATCCCGTATGAGCGATGATTTGAGCCAGCAGATAAGCAACGCTGCCGGAAAAGGTAGTTCTTTGCCGGCATCCACTCAATCTGAAATGTCTGAATCCATTGGTTATGATCTCAGTGATGTGAAGGTTCACATTGGCCCAGAATCGGTTCAAATGAATAAAGCCTTGGGCGCCCAGGCCTTTACGCATGGAAATGATGTGTTTTTCAATTCCGGGAAGTTTAATCCTGAAAGTACCAATGGGAAACATCTCCTTGCTCATGAGTTGACCCATGTTGTGCAGCAAGGCAAAGGCAGGGTTGCACCACAGGTTCAGGGAATTTTTGGCAAAATAAAAAAGGGTCTGAAAAAAGTCGGCAGAGCAATTAAAGGAGGTGCAAAAAAAGTATTTGGTGGAATAAAGAAAGGCGTAAAAGCTATCGGTAAAGGCGCCAAGTGGTTGGGTAGAAAAATAAGCAAAGGCGCCAAATGGCTGGGTGGCAAAATAAAAAGAGGCGCTAAATGGCTATTTGATAAGATCAGGAAAGGAGCCACGAAAGTAGGGAGAGGAATTAGAAAGGTAGCATCTAAAATCTGGAAAGGTCTTAAAAAAGCAGGTAAATGGGTCTGGAACGGATTGAAGTATGTTGGGCGACAATTGTGGGACAAGATCAAAGCCATTTATCACCGCGCCAAACGATGGATTACGTCTCTGCCAGCTAGACTGAAGCGCCTTGTTGTTCATTTGTGGAACGGAGTCAAAAGCCTTAAACCCTGGTCGCTTGAATGGTGGAAATCGCTTGGTAAGGCAGATACCTGGAAGAAGTTTGGTGCATGGCTGGGAGAACTCGTGATTTACGCATTGGAAGTAGGTGGAATTGGTGAATTATATGAAACTATAGCCGATTTTATCAAATTCAATACCCGCGCCATGACGGATGATGAAATAAAACTGGCCAAAACTGTTTTTGGCAACAGTATCAACTACAACCTGATCCGTATTGACGAGTATGCCGTGTTAGGTCCTAAGTTTTCAGGCAGGGAGTATGTCAGTTTTCATACCATAAACGGTTGGGGCAAGATTGATCCCTCCACCCTTATTCACGAACTCACTCATATTTGGCAATATGAAAAGATGGGCGCCATGTATATGCCACGGGCCCTTCACGGAAACAGCAAGCCCGGTTTTTATGATTATGGGGGTGTCCCCGCTTTAATTGCCAATGCCGGCAAGGGAATGGATGCCTTTAATCCCGAGCAGCAAGGCGATATCATGGAGGACTACTATCGCATAATAAACAATATTCCAGTGAAACATGGCAGCGGAACCAAATCTGACATTTTCCATTATGAAGTTTATGTAAATGAAGTTAAATCTAAATAA
- a CDS encoding ATP-binding protein produces MLEKELNWLADVVQGQLQQYFLKKEGKHNEDQVTPLKPPESGENEEYLNLIRRFKLAAEERLVLILGLSPHISPNFLDDVIQTNLKNSGDFPQIGGTRGKTFRGMLPTGETALFLLAGDDQAKRTQVQELFAEEHQFARNRILWLEAVPHGEPRMSGRIIVNPDIVDQLLSGKVSQPRFSMDFPAEYITTELDDNDLVLDKKTRAQIAELQNWLKHQDTLMNQWNLKRWVKPGYRVLFHGPPGTGKTLTAMILGKNTGRDVFRIDLSMVVSKYIGETEKNLSQLFDRAKSKDWILFFDEADALFGKRTSVRDAHDKYANQEVAYLLQKIESHDGLVILASNFKTNIDEAFMRRFQSVIYFPPPTPAERFMLWKKTLPERKGLKIPGDEILQTIAKKYEITGAGVVNVVQYCSLACLANKKHEITVDLIQAGIEREYQKEGKVF; encoded by the coding sequence ATGCTCGAAAAGGAACTCAATTGGCTGGCTGATGTTGTGCAAGGGCAACTTCAACAATACTTCCTGAAAAAGGAAGGCAAGCATAATGAAGATCAGGTAACTCCCTTGAAGCCACCGGAGTCAGGTGAAAACGAAGAGTATTTAAATCTTATCAGGAGATTTAAGTTGGCCGCTGAAGAAAGACTTGTTCTTATTCTTGGCCTTAGCCCTCACATTTCCCCAAATTTCCTTGATGATGTGATCCAGACAAACCTGAAAAATTCAGGCGATTTTCCACAAATAGGCGGAACCCGTGGAAAAACCTTCCGCGGCATGTTACCCACCGGCGAAACCGCGCTCTTTCTGCTAGCCGGTGATGACCAGGCCAAACGAACCCAGGTGCAGGAACTTTTTGCCGAAGAACATCAGTTTGCCAGGAACCGCATCCTTTGGCTCGAAGCCGTGCCACATGGCGAACCACGCATGAGCGGTCGTATTATTGTGAACCCTGATATTGTTGATCAGTTGCTCAGCGGAAAAGTTTCCCAACCCCGCTTCAGCATGGATTTTCCGGCTGAATATATTACCACCGAACTGGACGACAATGATTTGGTGCTGGACAAGAAAACCCGCGCTCAGATTGCCGAACTGCAAAACTGGCTCAAACACCAGGATACCCTGATGAACCAGTGGAACCTGAAACGCTGGGTCAAACCAGGCTACAGGGTCTTATTTCACGGGCCTCCGGGAACCGGAAAAACTTTAACGGCCATGATCCTCGGGAAAAATACCGGGCGTGATGTGTTCAGGATTGACCTCTCCATGGTGGTTTCAAAATACATTGGCGAAACCGAGAAAAACCTTTCCCAGCTTTTTGACCGCGCCAAAAGCAAAGACTGGATACTGTTCTTTGATGAAGCCGATGCGCTCTTCGGCAAACGCACCAGCGTGCGCGATGCCCATGACAAATATGCGAACCAGGAAGTTGCCTATCTCCTGCAGAAAATTGAGAGCCACGACGGACTTGTGATTTTGGCTTCGAACTTTAAAACCAATATTGATGAAGCTTTTATGCGCAGATTCCAATCGGTGATCTATTTTCCGCCACCCACACCTGCTGAAAGGTTTATGCTATGGAAAAAGACGCTGCCGGAACGCAAAGGATTAAAAATTCCCGGCGATGAAATACTGCAGACCATTGCCAAGAAATATGAGATTACCGGGGCTGGGGTCGTAAATGTTGTTCAATATTGCTCGCTTGCCTGCCTGGCAAACAAAAAGCACGAAATTACTGTTGATTTGATTCAGGCCGGCATTGAACGGGAATATCAGAAAGAAGGAAAAGTATTCTGA
- a CDS encoding OsmC family protein produces MTKTTVNGFRTEDIVGTINAIQDNPEIAKFKFRVRNKWITGGHNQATVKGFYGGMQEDTTREKAWVFDNGEPPILLGQNEGANPVEYLLTALSGCMTTTMALHAAARGMEIESIESKFEGDIDVQGFLGLNDMVRNGYQKIRVTFDIKGNLTEEQKQEMLMFAYQSPVYDVVTNGTMVEVKMA; encoded by the coding sequence ATGACAAAAACAACCGTAAACGGATTCCGGACTGAAGACATAGTCGGAACAATCAATGCAATCCAGGATAACCCTGAAATCGCAAAATTCAAGTTTCGTGTAAGAAACAAGTGGATCACTGGTGGCCACAATCAGGCTACTGTAAAGGGTTTTTATGGTGGAATGCAGGAAGATACCACCCGCGAAAAGGCCTGGGTATTTGATAATGGCGAACCACCCATCCTGCTGGGTCAGAACGAAGGTGCCAATCCTGTTGAATACCTGCTGACAGCCCTTTCAGGTTGCATGACAACCACCATGGCATTGCATGCAGCAGCCAGGGGCATGGAAATTGAAAGCATCGAATCAAAATTTGAAGGTGACATTGATGTGCAGGGCTTCCTCGGCCTCAACGACATGGTTCGAAACGGCTATCAAAAAATCAGGGTTACCTTTGACATCAAAGGCAATCTTACAGAGGAGCAAAAACAGGAGATGTTGATGTTTGCATACCAATCACCGGTTTACGATGTGGTGACAAACGGAACAATGGTAGAAGTAAAGATGGCGTAA
- a CDS encoding sigma 54-interacting transcriptional regulator has protein sequence MSSKTEPARHLPSGLLMLKKIVEGTSEHTGEMFFRQLVRNLAESLDAHGVWITKYLKDKNRLRALAFWLDDQYVDEYEYDVPGTPCEPVLENKGICHVPERVIELYPDDPDLPPLGAVSYMGLSLRDENDNILGHLALLDNKPMEEIPEAFAIFRIFAARAAAEMRRLRYENILIENETRLNRLVNGTRDALIEIDEQLSVSQANQAALLNFACKEEKFIGQPISKYFDGQSIRQIADCINHLHQAGQHSQSFSFPGQLVCIKSDRKMFRAEATISKYHSEGLEFHALFLRNIEDSLNTQEELKQLSAEAVMLREKVSDHNFENIIGRSPEILKALEAVEQVAPTDTSVLIRGETGTGKELFAQAIHKASKRKHKPIVMLNCATLPSELVESELFGHVKGAFTGATNAREGRFSLADGGTIFLDEIGELPLHLQAKLLRVLQEGEFEPIGSSKTSKVDVRVVAATNRNLEEEVAKGTFRQDLFYRLNVFPIEIPPLRARSDDIIMLAEAFLEKFSKRAAKVMGTLDAVSRQRLLAYPWPGNVRELQNIIERCIIISQDGKINLSQLLPASETSQPLVNTTEEKVFTETEMNNFEKQNIIKALDLCNWKISGDDGAAAMLQIPSTTLSSRISKLGIKRGS, from the coding sequence ATGAGTTCAAAAACAGAACCAGCCAGACATTTACCATCGGGTTTATTGATGTTGAAAAAGATTGTGGAAGGCACTTCTGAACATACCGGAGAAATGTTCTTCCGCCAGTTGGTCAGGAACCTGGCCGAATCGCTGGATGCTCACGGGGTTTGGATCACAAAATATCTGAAAGATAAAAACCGGCTGCGTGCACTGGCTTTTTGGCTCGATGACCAATATGTAGATGAATATGAATATGATGTGCCCGGCACTCCTTGCGAGCCGGTTTTGGAAAATAAGGGTATTTGCCACGTGCCCGAACGTGTAATTGAGTTATATCCTGACGATCCTGATTTGCCGCCTTTGGGAGCGGTCAGCTATATGGGATTATCCCTACGGGATGAAAATGATAACATTCTCGGCCATCTTGCATTGCTTGACAACAAGCCAATGGAAGAAATTCCCGAGGCATTTGCCATTTTCAGGATTTTCGCAGCACGGGCTGCTGCCGAAATGAGACGGCTACGTTACGAGAACATACTGATTGAAAATGAAACAAGGTTGAACCGATTGGTAAATGGAACCCGCGATGCACTCATTGAAATTGATGAGCAACTTTCTGTTTCACAGGCAAACCAGGCTGCATTATTGAATTTTGCCTGCAAGGAAGAGAAGTTTATCGGTCAACCCATTTCAAAATATTTCGATGGGCAAAGCATAAGACAAATTGCCGATTGCATCAATCATTTGCATCAAGCAGGGCAGCATTCTCAGTCGTTCAGTTTTCCCGGACAGCTTGTTTGCATCAAATCTGACCGGAAAATGTTTCGTGCTGAGGCAACTATTTCAAAGTATCATTCTGAAGGCCTTGAATTCCATGCGCTTTTCTTAAGAAATATTGAGGATTCTTTGAACACACAGGAAGAATTAAAGCAATTAAGTGCTGAAGCTGTTATGTTGCGCGAAAAGGTGAGTGACCATAACTTTGAAAATATTATCGGCAGAAGCCCGGAAATTCTAAAGGCGCTGGAAGCTGTTGAGCAGGTTGCCCCTACTGACACTTCGGTGCTGATAAGAGGAGAAACCGGAACAGGTAAAGAATTGTTTGCTCAGGCTATCCATAAGGCAAGTAAACGAAAGCATAAGCCTATCGTTATGCTCAATTGTGCAACATTGCCATCGGAACTTGTTGAAAGCGAATTGTTCGGGCATGTAAAAGGTGCATTTACCGGGGCGACCAATGCAAGGGAAGGGCGCTTTTCGCTTGCCGATGGTGGCACCATATTTCTTGATGAAATTGGTGAGTTGCCTTTGCACTTGCAGGCAAAGCTGTTGCGTGTGCTGCAGGAAGGTGAGTTTGAACCCATTGGCAGCTCAAAAACATCAAAGGTTGATGTGAGGGTAGTAGCAGCTACTAATCGCAATCTTGAGGAGGAAGTTGCAAAAGGGACATTCAGGCAGGACCTGTTTTACCGCTTGAATGTCTTTCCTATTGAAATCCCGCCTTTAAGAGCGCGGAGCGATGACATCATTATGCTAGCTGAAGCATTCCTAGAAAAATTCTCAAAACGTGCAGCTAAAGTTATGGGCACGCTTGATGCAGTAAGCAGGCAACGGCTTCTGGCATACCCCTGGCCAGGGAATGTAAGGGAATTGCAGAATATTATTGAAAGATGCATCATAATCAGCCAGGATGGTAAGATCAACCTTTCCCAACTTTTACCGGCTTCGGAGACCAGCCAGCCTTTAGTGAACACAACTGAGGAGAAGGTTTTTACCGAAACGGAGATGAATAATTTTGAAAAGCAAAATATTATAAAAGCTCTGGATTTGTGTAACTGGAAGATTTCGGGAGATGACGGGGCAGCAGCGATGCTGCAGATTCCATCAACGACATTGAGTTCAAGAATCAGCAAGTTGGGTATAAAAAGAGGGAGTTAA
- a CDS encoding CHRD domain-containing protein, producing the protein MFILASCAKEKSDPVSPQEVQQDSALKKGNSGKNFAVHMTGDQEVPPAQTNAVGQSIFHLRKNGTELHYRVIVANIENVTMAHIHLAPSGANGPVAAWLYPSGPPAQLIPGPYNGVLATGVITSSNLVGPLSGMDLSDLVDYLNDGNAYVNVHTSQFPGGEIRGQF; encoded by the coding sequence ATGTTTATACTAGCATCGTGTGCTAAAGAAAAAAGTGATCCTGTAAGCCCGCAGGAAGTGCAGCAGGATTCAGCCCTGAAAAAAGGAAATTCAGGTAAGAATTTTGCGGTTCACATGACGGGCGATCAGGAAGTACCCCCGGCACAAACCAATGCTGTGGGGCAATCTATCTTCCACTTAAGAAAAAATGGAACCGAACTGCATTATCGTGTTATTGTAGCAAACATTGAAAATGTTACAATGGCGCATATTCACCTTGCCCCTTCAGGCGCCAACGGGCCTGTTGCAGCATGGTTGTATCCATCCGGCCCACCGGCACAATTGATACCGGGACCTTATAATGGTGTCCTGGCTACGGGTGTAATAACAAGCTCGAACCTGGTAGGGCCGTTGTCAGGAATGGATCTCTCTGACCTGGTTGATTACCTTAACGACGGAAATGCGTATGTAAACGTGCATACAAGTCAATTTCCCGGAGGTGAAATTCGTGGTCAGTTCTAA
- a CDS encoding DUF4256 domain-containing protein, translating into MTKTKNKELIPEQQKELLSTLMARFEKNMQRHEGINWAKIEVRLQSKPEKLWSLYKMEETGGEPDVTAYDKSKDEFIFCDCAAESPKGRRSICYDQEALNSRKENKPKNSAVGMADEMGIDVLTEEQYREMQQFGKYDTKTSSWLKTPAEIRKHGGAIFGDYRYGQVFMYHNGAESYYASRGFRGVLRV; encoded by the coding sequence ATGACAAAGACAAAGAATAAAGAATTGATTCCAGAACAACAGAAAGAATTATTAAGCACCTTAATGGCCCGTTTTGAGAAAAATATGCAGCGTCATGAAGGTATTAACTGGGCTAAGATTGAAGTACGGCTTCAATCAAAGCCTGAAAAATTATGGTCACTTTATAAAATGGAAGAAACAGGTGGCGAACCAGATGTGACAGCTTATGACAAAAGTAAAGATGAGTTTATTTTCTGCGACTGTGCTGCTGAAAGCCCAAAAGGTCGTAGAAGCATTTGCTATGACCAGGAAGCACTGAATTCAAGAAAAGAAAACAAACCTAAAAATAGTGCAGTTGGTATGGCAGATGAAATGGGTATAGACGTCCTAACTGAAGAGCAGTATCGTGAAATGCAGCAGTTTGGAAAATACGACACAAAAACATCAAGCTGGCTGAAAACCCCTGCTGAAATCAGAAAGCATGGTGGCGCCATCTTTGGCGATTACCGCTATGGGCAGGTATTTATGTATCACAACGGTGCAGAGTCATATTACGCTTCCAGGGGTTTTCGCGGGGTATTAAGAGTGTGA
- a CDS encoding T9SS type A sorting domain-containing protein has translation MRRIIFLFLLLIIAFSVKAQSYFITFSGSGQSAAVDSVWVKNIESQQTLILSGSDTLHLLNPLGIKPVQEQDQQPLLYPNPTTGSSILEFYSTGSGEINIEIMDITVKILTGINGNYPAGTHQFNLSGLKAGIYLVRVITPIKSFAIRLVSVSETDALPQIRYSGVKPDMPFNSQAKSTRDIHVMNYDDGEHLVFTATSGIYSHTSSLVPTQSQNIDFEFIECGDYDGNQYGVVTIGEQVWMAENLKTTHYQNGVPIENPVDNYLWPLNTTGAYCWPENNISWKDPYGALYNWFAVTQPHGLCPEGWYLPSAEEWLQLIDYLGGVNSPNGNYLKSCRQILSPLGGDCETYVHPRWHVNVADFGNDKFGFSVVPGGARYTYGDFLAVGHGGKMWSATENNDENAWLIRLGYYTGEILWITNNKHLGLSVRCIRNNPPMVSTSAVNSITSISAKSGGLVLSTNGAEVTARGVVWSKSENPTIEDHEGMSTDGNGTGTYASNLYGLEPGTIYCVRAYAINAAGVAYGEQIEFTTQTASVSFGFYVVGSATPFSVADITGRFVQGINEFNQQPRPGMWEKYCTILEGSDGFNIVKIEGNMQTVFGPASNQTIDLNGEWDQPWITIQKGNLGATGAFTVSSDGLYHITIDLQTNTYVIAPVPYWGVIGSALPSGWSSDVQMPLAGDFNLFEMCFAATDVSLNTGEFKFRYGAGWRILILESVVNVNTNFGGLLSGTLPELTTTLIPGGQNYLVTPETKGLYDVELNWNAIDGFTSLLTRTGDIPPVEYNDTELGLIGSSLLVNGIPWGWELTYQLHLPVVQNGTDYFWTWSNIEIAAGESGFRIREGQDWFGIIIGRNDVTMAGNAAATFPPNPDGNFTATEHGFFDMELHIDAVLEVFTFTVNGVAGKGTIE, from the coding sequence ATGAGAAGAATTATATTCCTATTCCTGTTGCTGATCATTGCGTTCAGTGTAAAGGCGCAAAGTTATTTTATCACTTTCAGCGGATCGGGGCAAAGCGCTGCCGTAGATTCAGTTTGGGTGAAAAATATTGAATCGCAGCAAACCCTCATTCTAAGTGGTTCTGACACCCTTCATTTGCTGAACCCGCTTGGAATAAAGCCGGTTCAGGAACAGGATCAGCAACCTCTTTTATACCCCAACCCAACCACTGGAAGCAGTATCCTGGAGTTCTATTCCACCGGTTCAGGTGAAATAAATATTGAAATTATGGATATTACCGTTAAAATTCTTACCGGTATTAACGGCAATTATCCAGCGGGAACTCATCAATTCAATCTGAGTGGTTTGAAAGCCGGTATTTATTTGGTCAGAGTGATTACGCCCATAAAATCCTTTGCAATTCGCTTGGTTTCAGTGTCTGAAACCGATGCTTTACCTCAGATCAGATACAGTGGGGTCAAACCTGATATGCCCTTTAACAGCCAGGCTAAAAGTACAAGAGATATCCATGTGATGAATTATGATGATGGCGAACACCTGGTATTCACTGCCACCTCAGGCATTTATTCCCATACCAGTTCTTTGGTTCCAACCCAAAGCCAGAACATTGACTTTGAGTTTATTGAATGCGGGGATTACGATGGAAATCAATACGGCGTTGTTACCATCGGGGAACAAGTTTGGATGGCGGAAAACCTGAAGACCACACATTACCAAAACGGTGTTCCAATAGAAAATCCGGTTGATAATTACCTCTGGCCGCTCAATACCACCGGTGCTTATTGCTGGCCTGAAAATAACATTTCATGGAAAGACCCTTATGGTGCCTTGTACAACTGGTTTGCAGTTACACAACCTCATGGCCTTTGCCCGGAAGGCTGGTATTTACCTTCAGCAGAAGAGTGGCTACAATTGATTGATTATCTGGGAGGAGTCAATTCACCTAATGGCAACTATTTAAAATCCTGCCGACAGATATTATCTCCGCTGGGCGGAGACTGCGAAACATACGTGCACCCACGCTGGCACGTTAATGTAGCAGATTTTGGAAACGATAAATTTGGATTCTCTGTCGTTCCTGGCGGCGCTCGTTACACTTATGGGGATTTTCTGGCCGTAGGTCACGGAGGTAAAATGTGGAGTGCAACAGAAAATAATGACGAAAACGCATGGTTGATCAGGCTTGGTTATTATACCGGTGAAATATTATGGATCACTAATAATAAACATCTAGGCTTATCAGTACGCTGCATCAGGAATAATCCACCAATGGTTTCTACATCAGCGGTTAATTCCATTACTTCCATTTCGGCTAAATCAGGAGGATTGGTTCTCAGCACTAATGGCGCTGAGGTTACAGCCCGTGGTGTGGTATGGAGTAAGTCTGAAAACCCAACCATTGAAGACCATGAAGGCATGAGTACAGATGGTAACGGAACAGGAACGTATGCAAGCAACCTTTATGGCCTCGAACCGGGAACCATCTATTGCGTCAGGGCTTATGCCATCAACGCTGCCGGTGTGGCCTATGGCGAACAGATTGAATTTACGACCCAGACTGCTTCGGTATCGTTTGGGTTTTATGTGGTTGGAAGTGCAACACCATTCAGCGTTGCGGATATTACCGGACGATTTGTACAAGGTATTAATGAGTTCAACCAGCAACCCAGGCCTGGTATGTGGGAAAAATATTGTACCATCCTTGAAGGTTCGGACGGTTTCAATATTGTGAAGATTGAAGGTAATATGCAAACAGTGTTTGGTCCAGCAAGCAATCAGACTATTGACCTTAACGGTGAATGGGATCAGCCCTGGATTACCATACAGAAAGGTAACCTGGGAGCCACAGGGGCCTTTACCGTTTCGTCCGATGGCTTATATCACATTACCATTGATCTTCAAACCAATACTTATGTAATCGCTCCTGTTCCCTACTGGGGAGTGATCGGCAGTGCATTGCCTTCGGGCTGGAGTTCAGACGTTCAGATGCCTCTTGCCGGAGATTTTAATTTGTTCGAAATGTGTTTCGCGGCCACTGATGTTTCGCTCAATACCGGGGAGTTCAAATTTCGGTATGGTGCTGGGTGGCGCATTTTAATCCTGGAAAGTGTGGTAAACGTGAATACGAATTTTGGGGGTTTGCTCAGCGGAACCTTGCCCGAACTGACCACTACCTTAATCCCTGGCGGACAAAACTACCTTGTGACTCCGGAAACCAAAGGCCTTTATGATGTGGAACTCAACTGGAATGCAATTGATGGTTTTACATCGTTGTTGACCAGAACCGGCGACATACCTCCGGTTGAGTACAACGATACTGAACTTGGGTTGATTGGCAGCAGCCTGTTGGTAAACGGTATTCCATGGGGCTGGGAGCTAACTTACCAGCTTCATTTACCAGTGGTTCAAAATGGAACCGATTATTTCTGGACCTGGAGCAATATCGAAATCGCCGCTGGCGAAAGCGGGTTCAGAATACGCGAAGGGCAGGATTGGTTTGGTATTATTATCGGGCGCAACGACGTAACCATGGCCGGCAATGCTGCCGCCACTTTCCCGCCCAATCCCGATGGCAATTTTACAGCCACCGAACACGGATTCTTCGATATGGAACTTCATATTGATGCCGTGCTGGAGGTGTTTACTTTTACGGTGAATGGGGTAGCAGGAAAGGGAACAATAGAATAG